From the Acidovorax carolinensis genome, one window contains:
- the pcaF gene encoding 3-oxoadipyl-CoA thiolase has protein sequence MTQAFICDAIRTPFGRYGGALSSVRTDDLGAIPLKALMARNPGVDWAAVTDVLYGCANQAGEDNRNVAHMSSLLAGLPIEVPGATINRLCGSGLDAVGTAARAIKAGEAGLMIAGGVESMSRAPFVMPKAESAFSRNNAVYDTTIGWRFVNKLMKAQYGVDSMPETAENVATDFGIEREAQDLMAMNSQLRAVAAIEAGHLSREIVAVTIPQKKGDAIVVDTDEHPRKTSLEALAKLKGVVRPDGTVTAGNASGVNDGACALLLANEASAAQYGLTPRARVVGMATAGVAPRIMGFGPTPATLKVLAQTGLTIDHMDVIELNEAFAAQGLAVLRALGLKDDDARVNAWGGAIALGHPLGASGARLATTAVNRLHATGGKYALCTMCIGVGQGIAVILERV, from the coding sequence ATGACCCAAGCCTTCATCTGTGACGCCATCCGCACTCCCTTCGGCCGCTACGGCGGTGCCTTGTCCAGCGTGCGCACCGACGACCTCGGCGCCATCCCGCTCAAGGCGTTGATGGCGCGCAACCCGGGCGTGGACTGGGCCGCCGTGACCGATGTGCTGTATGGCTGCGCCAACCAGGCCGGTGAAGACAACCGCAACGTGGCCCACATGTCCAGCTTGCTGGCGGGCCTGCCAATCGAAGTGCCGGGCGCCACCATCAACCGCCTGTGCGGTTCGGGCCTGGATGCCGTGGGAACGGCCGCGCGCGCCATCAAGGCCGGCGAAGCGGGCCTGATGATTGCCGGCGGCGTGGAAAGCATGAGCCGCGCCCCGTTTGTCATGCCCAAGGCAGAAAGCGCCTTCTCGCGCAACAACGCGGTGTATGACACCACCATTGGCTGGCGCTTTGTCAACAAGCTGATGAAGGCGCAGTACGGCGTCGATTCGATGCCCGAAACGGCCGAAAACGTGGCTACCGACTTTGGCATCGAGCGCGAAGCGCAAGACCTGATGGCCATGAACAGCCAGCTGCGTGCCGTGGCAGCCATCGAAGCGGGCCACCTGTCCCGTGAAATCGTGGCGGTGACGATTCCCCAGAAAAAGGGCGATGCCATCGTTGTGGACACCGACGAACACCCGCGCAAGACCAGCCTGGAAGCGCTGGCCAAGCTCAAGGGCGTGGTGCGCCCCGACGGTACCGTGACCGCCGGCAACGCTTCGGGCGTGAACGACGGCGCCTGCGCGCTGCTGCTGGCCAACGAAGCCAGCGCCGCCCAATACGGCCTGACGCCGCGCGCCCGCGTGGTGGGCATGGCCACCGCTGGTGTGGCGCCGCGCATCATGGGCTTTGGCCCCACGCCCGCCACGCTGAAGGTGCTGGCACAAACGGGCCTCACCATCGACCACATGGACGTGATCGAGCTCAACGAAGCCTTTGCCGCGCAGGGCCTGGCCGTGCTGCGCGCCCTGGGCCTGAAAGACGACGACGCCCGCGTGAACGCCTGGGGCGGCGCCATTGCGCTCGGTCACCCGCTGGGTGCCAGCGGTGCCCGCCTGGCCACCACGGCCGTGAACCGCCTGCACGCTACCGGCGGCAAATACGCGCTGTGCACCATGTGCATCGGCGTGGGCCAGGGCATTGCCGTGATCCTCGAACGCGTCTGA
- a CDS encoding 3-oxoacid CoA-transferase subunit B: MSSYQKRSKEELAKRVAQDIHDGAYVNLGIGQPTLVANHIPAGREVILQSENGILGMGPAPAAGSEDYDLINAGKQPVTLLAGGAYFHHADSFAMMRGGHLDICVLGAFQVSATGDLANWSTGEPGAIPAVGGAMDLAIGAKQTWVMMDLLTKQGASKVVAQCTYPLTGIGCVKRIYSDLATLACTPQGLQLIDKVEGLEHAELERLVGLPIQA, from the coding sequence GTGAGCAGCTATCAAAAACGTAGTAAAGAAGAGTTGGCCAAGCGCGTGGCGCAAGACATCCACGACGGTGCCTATGTCAACCTGGGGATCGGCCAGCCCACCCTGGTGGCCAACCACATTCCCGCAGGCCGCGAGGTCATCCTGCAAAGCGAGAACGGCATCCTGGGCATGGGCCCGGCGCCGGCCGCGGGCAGCGAAGACTACGACCTCATCAACGCCGGCAAGCAGCCGGTCACCTTGCTGGCCGGCGGTGCGTATTTCCACCACGCCGACAGCTTTGCCATGATGCGCGGCGGCCACCTCGACATCTGTGTGCTGGGTGCCTTCCAGGTGTCGGCCACAGGCGACCTGGCCAACTGGAGCACGGGCGAACCCGGCGCCATTCCGGCTGTGGGTGGTGCCATGGACCTGGCCATCGGTGCCAAGCAGACCTGGGTCATGATGGACTTGCTCACCAAGCAGGGTGCCAGCAAGGTGGTGGCGCAGTGCACCTATCCGCTCACCGGCATTGGCTGCGTCAAGCGCATCTACTCCGACCTCGCCACGCTGGCCTGCACGCCGCAGGGCCTGCAGCTCATCGACAAGGTCGAAGGGCTGGAACACGCCGAACTCGAACGCCTTGTCGGCCTGCCCATCCAGGCCTGA
- a CDS encoding 3-oxoacid CoA-transferase subunit A: MINKIADSVAQALSGVKDGATVLIGGFGTAGIPDELIEGLIAHGARDLTIVNNNAGNAEQGVAALLKAGQVRKVICSFPRQADSYVFDELYRSGKLELELVPQGNLAERIRAAGAGIGAFFCPTAYGTELAKGKETREINGKHYVLEYPIYGDVALIKAEKGDRWGNLTYRMSARNFGPVMATAAKTTVATVHEVVELGALDPEAIVTPGVYVSHVVKIARVATQAGGFKKSA, from the coding sequence ATGATCAACAAGATAGCGGACTCGGTGGCGCAGGCACTTTCGGGTGTGAAAGATGGCGCCACCGTGCTGATTGGCGGCTTCGGCACGGCGGGCATTCCTGACGAGCTGATCGAAGGGCTGATTGCCCACGGCGCGCGCGACCTGACCATCGTCAACAACAACGCCGGCAACGCCGAGCAGGGCGTGGCGGCGTTGCTCAAGGCCGGGCAGGTGCGCAAGGTCATCTGCAGCTTTCCGCGCCAGGCCGACAGCTATGTGTTTGACGAGCTGTACCGCAGCGGCAAGCTCGAACTGGAGCTGGTGCCCCAGGGCAACCTGGCCGAGCGCATCCGTGCAGCCGGTGCCGGTATTGGCGCCTTTTTCTGCCCCACGGCCTATGGCACCGAGCTGGCCAAGGGCAAGGAAACGCGCGAAATCAATGGCAAACACTACGTGCTGGAATACCCGATTTATGGCGACGTGGCCCTGATCAAGGCTGAAAAAGGCGACCGCTGGGGCAACCTCACCTACCGCATGTCGGCGCGCAACTTTGGCCCGGTGATGGCCACCGCCGCCAAGACTACGGTTGCCACCGTGCACGAGGTGGTGGAACTGGGCGCACTCGACCCCGAAGCCATCGTTACGCCGGGTGTCTATGTGAGCCACGTGGTGAAGATCGCCCGGGTTGCCACGCAGGCCGGTGGTTTCAAGAAGTCTGCATGA
- a CDS encoding IclR family transcriptional regulator — protein MNTNTPPASPRPGDSYVQSFARGLEVIRSFSASAPQQTLSEVAAKTGLTRAGARRILLTLQTLGYVESDGKLFRLTPRILDLGFAYLSSMPIWDLAEPVMEELVEQVRESCSASVLDGTDIVYVLRVPTHKIMRTNLGVGSRLPASCTSSGRMLLAALPDDELTQRLQACPRVRHTELTITDVPTLLERIRQVRAQGWSLVNQELEEGLISLAAPLTNRAGQTVAAMNISGQANRTSAEVMQATMLPALLQAAQTISRMLGTQRN, from the coding sequence ATGAACACCAATACCCCTCCCGCCAGCCCCAGACCAGGCGACAGCTATGTGCAGTCGTTCGCGCGCGGGCTGGAAGTGATCCGCTCGTTCAGCGCCTCCGCGCCACAGCAGACGCTGAGCGAGGTGGCCGCGAAGACGGGGCTGACCCGCGCTGGCGCCCGGCGCATCCTGCTCACGCTGCAGACACTGGGGTATGTGGAAAGTGATGGCAAGCTGTTTCGCCTTACGCCGCGCATCCTCGACCTCGGCTTTGCCTACCTGTCGTCCATGCCCATCTGGGATCTGGCCGAGCCGGTGATGGAGGAACTGGTGGAGCAGGTGCGCGAATCGTGCTCGGCCTCGGTGCTCGATGGCACCGACATCGTCTATGTACTGCGCGTGCCCACGCACAAAATCATGCGCACCAACCTGGGGGTGGGCTCGCGGCTACCGGCCTCGTGCACCTCGTCGGGACGCATGCTGTTGGCCGCCCTGCCCGATGACGAATTGACGCAGCGCCTGCAAGCCTGCCCGCGCGTGCGGCACACCGAGCTGACCATTACCGACGTGCCCACGCTGCTGGAGCGCATCCGCCAGGTACGCGCGCAGGGCTGGAGCCTGGTCAACCAGGAGCTCGAAGAAGGGCTGATCTCCCTGGCCGCACCACTCACCAACCGCGCCGGCCAGACCGTGGCCGCCATGAACATCAGCGGCCAGGCCAACCGCACCAGCGCCGAGGTCATGCAGGCCACCATGCTGCCCGCGCTGCTGCAGGCCGCGCAGACCATTTCACGCATGTTGGGCACCCAGCGCAACTGA
- the pcaD gene encoding 3-oxoadipate enol-lactonase has protein sequence MQTQTIETPGGRFRVRLDGPAQAPVLVFSNSLGTTLEMWDAQAQHFAQTHRVLRYDTRGHGGSVVSQGPYSLEQLGGDVLALLDALGIAKASFCGISMGGITGLWLGVHAGERLSHLVVCNSAAKIGTAEGWQTRSALVREKGTAAMAELAASSPGRWFTESFIAAQPARVATAQGWIAGIAPEGYAACCDALAQADLREAIATIRVPTLLIAGASDPVTTVADAQAMQRAIAGARLAEVPASHLSNLEAPAAFDNALAAFLATGA, from the coding sequence ATGCAAACACAAACGATCGAAACCCCCGGCGGGCGTTTTCGCGTGCGCCTGGACGGGCCCGCCCAGGCGCCTGTGCTGGTGTTTTCGAACTCGCTGGGCACCACACTGGAGATGTGGGACGCGCAGGCGCAGCACTTCGCACAGACCCACCGCGTGCTGCGTTACGACACCCGCGGCCATGGCGGCAGTGTGGTGTCGCAAGGCCCCTACAGCCTGGAGCAGCTCGGCGGTGATGTGCTGGCGCTGCTGGACGCGCTGGGCATTGCCAAGGCCAGCTTTTGCGGCATCTCCATGGGTGGCATCACCGGCCTGTGGCTGGGCGTGCACGCGGGCGAGCGCCTGAGCCATCTGGTGGTGTGCAACAGCGCCGCCAAGATTGGTACGGCCGAAGGCTGGCAAACGCGGTCTGCGCTGGTGCGTGAAAAAGGCACCGCAGCCATGGCCGAGCTGGCCGCTTCGTCGCCCGGCCGGTGGTTCACCGAGTCCTTCATTGCAGCCCAGCCCGCACGGGTGGCCACGGCGCAAGGCTGGATTGCCGGCATCGCGCCCGAAGGCTATGCCGCCTGCTGCGATGCCCTGGCCCAGGCCGATCTGCGGGAGGCGATTGCCACCATCCGCGTGCCAACGTTGCTGATTGCCGGTGCCAGCGACCCGGTCACCACCGTGGCCGATGCGCAGGCCATGCAGCGGGCCATTGCCGGTGCGCGCCTGGCCGAAGTACCGGCCTCGCACCTGTCCAACCTCGAGGCACCGGCCGCGTTTGACAACGCACTGGCCGCCTTTCTGGCCACGGGTGCCTGA
- a CDS encoding universal stress protein, producing the protein MHLQTIVALTDFSAAAEQAMDRAAMVAASHHARLRILYGTDMPDPKFTDPHARLEQRARQLARRHDIAVVAGGQGTGDVVADALAAAARADLLVMDRRASFSWMHLLRGSPWARVLRGSRCPVLIVQNTPKVAYQHLLVAVDFSEAAPALVRYAGGLQAEARLALYHAIDRRDEAKLRSAEASMQAIQTYRAEVREHARRKMLPLATAFDTRRNRVATVLGAGDPARQLAVQHEASGADLIAVGYQRRPAPVDWLMGSVAGRLVGGVRCDVLVFPRDYALREGHAGARNCAVSGLSA; encoded by the coding sequence ATGCACCTTCAAACCATTGTTGCCCTCACCGATTTTTCTGCCGCCGCCGAGCAGGCAATGGACCGTGCCGCCATGGTTGCGGCCAGCCACCATGCGCGTTTGCGCATCCTCTACGGCACCGACATGCCCGATCCCAAGTTCACCGATCCGCACGCGCGGCTGGAACAGCGGGCGCGCCAGCTGGCCCGGCGCCACGACATTGCCGTCGTTGCAGGAGGGCAGGGCACTGGTGACGTGGTGGCTGATGCGCTGGCCGCAGCGGCGAGAGCTGACTTGCTGGTGATGGACCGGCGCGCCAGTTTCAGCTGGATGCACCTGCTGCGGGGCTCGCCATGGGCGCGGGTCCTGCGCGGCAGTCGTTGTCCGGTGCTGATCGTGCAGAACACGCCCAAGGTGGCCTATCAGCATCTGCTGGTTGCCGTGGATTTTTCCGAGGCCGCACCGGCGTTGGTGCGGTATGCCGGGGGGCTGCAAGCCGAGGCGCGGCTAGCGCTTTACCACGCCATTGACCGCCGCGACGAGGCCAAGCTGCGCAGCGCCGAGGCGTCGATGCAAGCCATTCAGACCTATCGCGCCGAAGTGCGGGAGCACGCACGCCGCAAGATGCTGCCGCTGGCCACCGCCTTTGACACCCGGCGCAACCGGGTCGCCACGGTGCTGGGCGCCGGAGATCCGGCCCGGCAGCTTGCCGTGCAGCACGAAGCCTCTGGCGCCGATCTCATTGCAGTCGGGTACCAGCGCCGCCCGGCTCCCGTCGATTGGCTGATGGGCAGCGTCGCAGGCCGGCTGGTGGGTGGCGTGCGCTGTGATGTGCTGGTATTCCCCCGCGACTACGCGCTGCGGGAAGGGCATGCGGGGGCGCGGAACTGTGCGGTTTCCGGCCTGTCGGCATGA
- a CDS encoding DUF1841 family protein, with the protein MFNPSQADVRRFLCAVHAKTQSGQPMEAIETLASLWIAEHPEYHAELADADAAVARNYDETPEQTNPFLHLSMHLSISEQCSIDQPRGIRQAVELLTARLDSLHDAHHATMDCLGQMLWESQRAGRPPDGDAYIACVQRRATRD; encoded by the coding sequence ATGTTCAACCCGTCCCAAGCCGACGTGCGCCGCTTCCTCTGCGCGGTGCACGCCAAGACCCAAAGCGGCCAACCCATGGAGGCCATCGAAACCCTGGCCAGCCTGTGGATCGCAGAGCACCCCGAATACCACGCCGAGCTGGCCGATGCCGATGCCGCCGTAGCGCGCAACTACGACGAAACGCCAGAGCAAACCAATCCGTTCTTGCACCTGTCGATGCACCTGTCGATCAGCGAGCAGTGCAGCATCGACCAGCCGCGTGGCATCCGCCAGGCGGTGGAGCTGCTCACGGCGCGCCTCGATTCCCTGCACGACGCGCACCACGCCACCATGGATTGCCTGGGCCAGATGCTGTGGGAAAGCCAGCGCGCCGGGCGTCCGCCCGATGGTGACGCCTATATCGCCTGCGTGCAGCGCCGCGCCACGCGGGACTGA
- a CDS encoding SDR family NAD(P)-dependent oxidoreductase, with translation MTRPHPTPERVLITGGAAGIGAAIAERCRAEGYLPVIIDRVVDSVHGGIRADLSDAADTARALHEALAGGPITRLVNNVGVVVPADAEHQTLAEFDLAVSLNLRCAFQCMQALLPGMKTGGFGRIVNMSSRAALGKELRTAYAATKAGLIGMTRVWALELGAHGITANAIGPGPIRTELFDRANPPDAPRTRAIIEAVPVRRIGTPDDVAHAASYLLDARSGFVTGQVLYVCGGMTVGVAGV, from the coding sequence ATGACCCGCCCGCACCCCACCCCAGAGCGCGTGCTGATCACGGGCGGCGCCGCCGGCATCGGCGCTGCCATTGCCGAGCGCTGCCGCGCCGAGGGCTACCTGCCGGTCATCATCGACCGCGTGGTGGACTCCGTGCACGGCGGCATCCGCGCCGACCTGTCGGATGCGGCAGACACCGCGCGGGCGCTGCACGAGGCGCTGGCCGGTGGCCCCATCACCCGGCTGGTCAATAACGTGGGCGTGGTGGTGCCGGCCGATGCCGAGCACCAGACGCTGGCCGAGTTCGACCTGGCGGTGTCGCTGAACCTGCGCTGTGCCTTCCAGTGCATGCAGGCGCTGCTGCCGGGCATGAAGACCGGGGGTTTCGGGCGCATTGTCAACATGTCCTCGCGCGCGGCGCTGGGCAAGGAGCTGCGCACCGCCTACGCCGCCACCAAGGCCGGCCTGATCGGCATGACACGCGTGTGGGCGCTGGAGCTGGGCGCGCACGGCATCACGGCCAACGCCATCGGGCCCGGCCCCATCCGCACCGAATTGTTCGACCGCGCCAACCCGCCCGACGCACCGCGCACCCGCGCCATCATCGAGGCCGTGCCCGTCCGGCGCATCGGCACGCCCGACGACGTGGCCCATGCCGCCAGCTACCTGCTGGATGCACGCAGCGGCTTCGTCACGGGCCAGGTCTTGTATGTCTGCGGCGGCATGACCGTGGGTGTGGCGGGGGTGTGA
- a CDS encoding c-type cytochrome: MNKTLTTIFALAVASVTALSHAQEAKGDVEAGKQKIAMCIGCHGIPGYQSSFPEVHKVPMISGQSGKYIAAALTAYKKGERKHPTMRGIADSLTEQDIADVSAYYEQHGKTGVEVAAKPGREPSVQVAELLKKGACVSCHGDNFAKPIDPSYPKIAGQHADYLFVALKSYKVEKNTNVGRGNAIMGGIAKQFTNAELKALASYVGSLDGDLHTVPQSRFR; the protein is encoded by the coding sequence ATGAACAAGACGTTGACCACGATATTTGCCTTGGCTGTCGCTTCCGTGACGGCGTTGTCCCATGCGCAGGAAGCCAAGGGTGATGTCGAAGCTGGCAAGCAGAAAATTGCGATGTGCATTGGCTGCCACGGCATTCCGGGTTATCAGTCCAGCTTTCCTGAAGTGCATAAAGTGCCCATGATTTCGGGCCAGAGTGGCAAGTACATTGCTGCAGCGCTCACTGCGTACAAGAAGGGCGAGCGCAAGCACCCCACCATGCGCGGCATTGCCGACTCGTTGACCGAGCAGGACATTGCCGATGTGTCGGCCTACTATGAGCAGCACGGCAAGACCGGCGTCGAAGTGGCTGCCAAGCCGGGCCGCGAACCCAGCGTGCAAGTGGCCGAGCTGTTGAAGAAAGGCGCCTGCGTGTCCTGCCACGGCGACAACTTCGCCAAGCCCATCGACCCTTCCTATCCCAAGATCGCCGGCCAGCATGCCGACTACCTATTTGTGGCGCTCAAGTCCTACAAAGTGGAAAAGAACACCAATGTGGGCCGCGGCAACGCCATCATGGGTGGCATCGCCAAGCAGTTCACCAATGCGGAGTTGAAGGCGCTGGCAAGCTATGTCGGTTCGCTCGACGGCGACCTGCACACGGTGCCGCAATCGCGCTTCCGTTGA